The Chryseobacterium mulctrae genomic sequence GTAATATTGGTTTCGCAGGAATAGAACTATTAAAAGCATCTTCCCATTCCTCTTCCTGATTATTCCAATCATTTAGATTATTATTTTTCATAATATTTTGTATTTGGTTGAATTTAGTATTTTATAAAAATTTGGTTAACATAACTTATAATTATAGGGAAAAATCTTTTAACATCCTTGCAATATTTTTTTGCATTGTTTCCGGATCTGGTCTGATAGAAATAGGATTTTGGAAATAATAATCAGATATATTCTGCAATAGTAAATTTTGATCTGCAGTATTAAAAATAAGAGATCTTTTATTGTTGATAAACAGAAGGGAAATACCTGTTAATTTTCCTCTTTCCTTTATTGTAAAAACCGATAATTTCAGATCAGGAATCACATGATGGTAAACCAAAAAATATTTATTATTTAAGCACAACCCATCGGCAACAGTTTTGTCGATAAATGAATCTGATAAATTATTCAGTGAATTCTCAAGTTCATTTAATATTGGATTAGATAAAGGATCACTTTCAAGGTCTGTTTTCTTAAGAAAGAAATGAAGATTATTCATTGCGTCTCTTTCTATGAAATATTCTTCGCCAAGAATATGATAAGTTTTAAGGAATTTAATATCAGACATTTTTTATTTGCAGACTTTATCCACCTGCTCCGGTGTAAATGATTTGATTGGACTTTAACTATTTTATAATGACAAATATATAAAAAATAATTAGGTATATATATATACTTAACTTTATTTCTATAATTTTCCGAAAGATGTTGAAATGTTAATCAAATTAATATGCTCTCAAAGTTAAAATTTCATTAGCTGTTAAATATTCCTGTTTCATGATCCAAGTCTTAACAAGGTTCATTCCTGCAAGTTTTACCTTAGGAACACCAAGCTTTTTATTGATGCTATCTACTGCATCCATTACAGGTTTATGTTTCGGAAACAGATCATCATCATATAGGCTAATTATTCTCTCATTTTCCGGAACAAAGGTGCTTAGTATTACTCCTGCCTTTTTATATTGAAATCCTTTTTTATATACTCTATTTAAAGCGATTTTAGCATATTTAGCAATCTCTATTGATGAATTGTAAGGGTTAGGTAAAGTAATGGTAAAACTGTTACTGTATTGAGGCTGATCAGGTCTGAAAAAGTTTGTTGTTAAATATACAGTTACATGACGGCAACAGCTTTTTTGATTTCTCAATTTGCGGGAGCATTCTGCCGAAAATGTTACAACCCTCTCCTGTATAAAATCAAAATCATCTGTACCTGTGTCAAATGTTCTAGTTGTCGCTATTTGCTTATTGGGCTCACTGAAAGAAATATCATATTGTCTAATACCCAATAATTCATTTTTCATCCGGATTCCGTAAATACCCATTTCCTTTTTTATAAAAGCATCCGGTAGATTAACAAAATCAATCGCTTTTTTTACACCATAATTTAAGAATCGCTTTTCATATTTTCTTCCAATGCCCCAAACATCGCCAATGGGAAACCATTTCAAAGCTTTCTCTATTTTTTCCTGTGAATCAATTGTGTAGACGTGGCCAAGATCAGCAGAGTATTTTTTTACTATTTTGTTGGCTACTTTTGAGAGCGTTTTTGTTGGGGCGATTCCCACAGATGTGGCAAGATCAAGACCTGTGAAAATTTTGTTTCTCATTTCTAGCATTTTATTTTCAAAATCTGAGTGACCATCACCAAAAATAAAACTTTCATCCACGGAATATGATTCTGTTTGATCGCAGTATCTGTTTATAATAGATTTCATTCGGTTACTGAGTTCACCGTAAAGTTGAAAGTT encodes the following:
- a CDS encoding Y-family DNA polymerase, which encodes MIALVDANNFYASAEGFYNVKYRGKPLVVLSNNDGCVVARSKEAKELGIQMSEPKFKILHFVKSHGLIICSGNFQLYGELSNRMKSIINRYCDQTESYSVDESFIFGDGHSDFENKMLEMRNKIFTGLDLATSVGIAPTKTLSKVANKIVKKYSADLGHVYTIDSQEKIEKALKWFPIGDVWGIGRKYEKRFLNYGVKKAIDFVNLPDAFIKKEMGIYGIRMKNELLGIRQYDISFSEPNKQIATTRTFDTGTDDFDFIQERVVTFSAECSRKLRNQKSCCRHVTVYLTTNFFRPDQPQYSNSFTITLPNPYNSSIEIAKYAKIALNRVYKKGFQYKKAGVILSTFVPENERIISLYDDDLFPKHKPVMDAVDSINKKLGVPKVKLAGMNLVKTWIMKQEYLTANEILTLRAY